The following are encoded together in the Neomonachus schauinslandi chromosome 15, ASM220157v2, whole genome shotgun sequence genome:
- the TMC8 gene encoding transmembrane channel-like protein 8 — MLRQWSVQSGQALVEPEPEPGAEELWEQEMERLWSSQALVRELPYAMVDKRLIRQLREPEGVKTSCWQRWRSRRQTAGRRLGEAAQRLARGFGLWEGALYEIGGLFGTGIQAYFTFLRFLLLLNLLTLLLTAGFVLLPLVWLRPPDTGPSLNFTLQCPGSLQPQTGVPRFHNQLWNVLTGRAFTNTYLFYGAYRAGPESSSAYSIRLAYLLSPLACLLLCFSGILQRMVKGLPQRLFLGQDYKSPVSVKVFSSWDFCIRGQEAATIKQHEISNEFKVELEERRRLLLVQQETRTQRACHLLTYLRVNVLIGLLVAGAISAIFWATKYSQDNKEESLFVLLQYLPPGVIALVNFLGPLLFVFLIQLENYPPNTEVNLALIWCVVLKLASLGMFSFSLGQTVLCLGTNKTSCVSYGYNACDYQCWENAVGEELYKLSIFNFLLTVAFAFFVSLPRRLLVERFSGPFWAWLDREEFLVPKNVLDIVAGQTITWMGLFYCPLLPLLNSVFIFLTFYIKKYTLMRNSKASPRRFRASSSTFFFQLVLILGLLLAVMPLGYVVSSIRSSWDCGLFTNYSAPWQVVPELVALRLPPPGQRVLHYLGSHAFSFPFLILLSLVLTVCVSQSQANARAIQALRKQLVWQVQEKWHLVEDLSRLLPEPGSGGSVGPESPHSRASRPRSFCPGFPCPGSPGPGVPRPGPCLEDPARPGGAPVPAPRFRFPSGSEL, encoded by the exons ATGCTGAGGCAGTGGTCAGTGCAGTCCGGCCAGGCCCTCGTGGAGCCAGAACCTGAGCCAGGGGCCGAGGAGCTATGGGAGCAGGAGATGGAGCGGCTGTGGTCCTCCCAGGCCCTGGTGCGGGAGCTGCCCTATGCCATGGTGGACAAGCGCCTCATCCG GCAGCTGCGGGAGCCCGAGGGGGTGAAGACCTCTTGCTGGCAGCGATGGCGGAGCAGGCGGCAGACTGCGGGACGGCGCCTCGGGGAGGCGGCGCAGCGGCTGGCCCGGGGCTTTGGGCTCTGGGAAGGGGCTCTCTACGAGATAGGGG GCCTCTTTGGCACCGGAATCCAGGCCTACTTCACCTTCCTTCGCTTCCTGCTGCTGCTCAACCTTCTGACCCTGCTTCTCACTGCCGGCTTCGTCCTGCTGCCCCTGGTCTGGCTCCGCCCCCCCGACACAGGCCCCTCCCTTAACTTCA CCCTCCAGTGCCCTGGTAGCCTCCAGCCCCAGACTGGTGTTCCCAGATTCCACAATCAACTTTGGAATGTTTTAACCGGCAGG GCCTTCACCAACACCTACCTCTTCTATGGCGCCTACCGGGCGGGGCCCGAGAGCAGCTCGGCGTACAGCATCCGCCTGGCCTACCTCCTGAGCCCCCTGgcctgcctgctgctctgcttcTCTGGGATTCTGCAGCG GATGGTGAAGGGGCTGCCACAGAGGCTGTTTCTGGGCCAAGACTACAAGTCGCCCGTCAGTGTCAAAGTGTTCTCCTCCTGGGACTTCTGTATCCGGGGACAGGAAGCAGCCACCATCAAGCAGCATGAGATCAGCAACGAGTTCAAG GTGGAGCTGGAGGAAAGGCGTCGGCTGCTGCTGGTGCAGCAGGAGACCCGGACCCAGAGGGCCTGCCACCTGCTCACCTACCTGCGGGTCAATGTCCTCATCGGGCTCCTGGTGGCTGGAGCCATCAGTGCCATCTTCTGGGCCACCAAGTACTCGCAGGACAACAAAGAG GAGTCCCTGTTTGTGCTGCTCCAGTACCTGCCCCCTGGGGTCATCGCCCTGGTCAACTTTCTGGGGCCCCTgctctttgttttcctcatccAGCTGGAGAACTACCCTCCCAACACGGAGGTCAACCTCGCCCTCATCTG GTGCGTCGTGCTGAAGCTGGCCAGCCTGGGAatgttctccttctctctgggCCAGACCGTGCTGTGCCTTGGCACGAACAAGACCAGCTGTGTGTCCTACGGCTACAACGCCTGTGATTACCAG tGCTGGGAGAACGCGGTCGGGGAAGAGCTGTACAAGCTGAGCATCTTCAACTTCCTTCTCACGGTGGCCTTTGCCTTCTTTGTCAGCCTGCCTAGGAG GCTGCTGGTGGAGCGGTTCTCGGGCCCGTTCTGGGCCTGGCTGGACCGGGAAGAATTCCTGGTGCCCAAGAATGTCCTGGACATTGTGGCGGGGCAGACCATCACCTGGATGGGCCTCTTCTACtgccccctgctgcccctgctcaACAGCGTCTTCATCTTCCTCACCTTCTACATCAAGAAG TACACCCTCATGAGGAACTCCAAGGCCTCTCCTCGGCGATTCCGCGCCTCCAGCTCCACCTTCTTCTTCCAGCTGGTGCTCATCCTGGGCCTGCTCCTGGCCGTCATGCCCCTGGGCTATGTGGTCAGCAG CATCCGCTCCTCCTGGGACTGTGGCCTCTTCACCAACTACTCGGCCCCCTGGCAGGTGGTCCCAGAGCTGGTGGCCCTCCGGCTCCCGCCCCCTGGCCAGCGCGTCCTCCACTACCTCGGCTCCCACGCCTTCAGCTTCCCCTTCCTCATCCTGCTCAG CCTTGTCCTGACGGTTTGCGTCTCCCAGTCCCAGGCCAATGCGAGGGCCATCCAGGCGCTCCGGAAGCAGCTGGTGTGG CAAGTCCAGGAGAAGTGGCACCTGGTGGAGGACCTGTCGCGGCTGCTACCGGAGCCGGGCTCCGGCGGTTCTGTGGGGCCCGAGTCCCCTCACTCCAGAGCTTCGCGCCCGCGGTCCTTCTGCCCTGGATTCCCGTGCCCCGGCTCCCCGGGCCCCGGGGTCCCCAGGCCGGGACCTTGTCTCGAGGATCCCGCCAGGCCAGGCGGTGCCCCGGTCCCCGCCCCTAGATTCCGCTTCCCCAGCGGCTCAGAGCTGTAG